The genomic DNA GCGGGTCGCCCACAGCAGTGCCACCTTGGCCGGGGTTTCCGGATGGGACTGCTTGACGGCCAGCTCGAGCTGACTGTGGTCACAGCCCAGCGACAGGGCCAGGTTCTCCATGCCGAACAGGAAGCCGAGCATGGCCGCCACCGGGCGCACGCCGGTGGCATCGTCGGTGAAGGCGGTGGGCAGCAGGGTGCAGTAGTGCGCGTAGCCGGCGGTGACGAAGCGGCCGCACCAAGCGGGCAGGCCCGCATCGGTGGAGCGGTAGTAGTCGATCAGGGCTCTGATGCGGCGCAGCACTTCAGGGGCGCCGTCGACGGTGCGTTCGGCGGTGAGCAGGTGCACGGCGCGGGCGCCGAGTTCGTCGGCCAGGCGGGCCGAGTTCAGGTAGACGAGAGCGTCTTCGACCGCGGCCAGTGCCCGTGCTGCGGTGGCTTCGGCGCCGTTGACTTCCGAGCGGAGGCGTTGTTCGAGGACCTGCTCGATGGTCACGCCCTCGTAGCCGAGCTCCACCAGATCGCGCTGGTACTTGCCGATCGCGACATCCCAGCTCTCCTGGATGGAGCGTTCCCCGAGACCGCGCGAGCCCATGATCGGACGCAGCGCGTGGCCGGGGAGCAGCCTGCGCAATATCCACAGCAGGTCCGAGCCGGGCCGCAGATCAGGATCGGCGTCGAGATCGAGCAGAGTGCGCTGGACCCTGGTGTTGCTCGGGTCGATGCCGAGCGCGACCAGGCGGTCGTAGACATTCTGGGCGAGAGGCGGCAGCGCTGCGTAACCGACGCGGCCGACGCGGTCGCCGCCGAGCAGGATCTCGCAGAGCCGCCGCACGTCGCGACGGCCCGGCACGCGATCCTTCTCGATGCAGGTGATCGCCGCGTCCTGGAAGTCGTACGGCGTGGGCCGGGCGCGATTGCGCATGCCCGCCAACAGGATCGAGGTCTCGTAGATGGCGATCGCGTCGGCAGTGCTGGCGAGGTAGCTGTTGCGGCGGGCCAGGCGGACGATGTCGACCGACCAGCCGAGCAGTTCGGCCTCGTCCACCGGGTCCAGTGTCGGCGGCGTCGACAGGAACCCCGACAGCTGATCGGCGACAGTCGGCTCGACGATCGTGGCGGGCGCGGCCCTCTTCGCCGCCGTAGCGGATTTCGCACCGGACTTGACCGTCGCCGACTTGGTGACGAGCGCGAACGGCTGAAGTCTGCTGCGCTTCAATCCCTTCGACCAGGTCGCCGCTGCGATGGAGACCGATCCGGCGGCCAGCCCGAACTGGGCTTCGATCGCCGAATGGCTCGACGGGATCAGGCCGTACTGCCACGAGGTCCCGGTGCGCGGGCTGATCTCGAACGGCGCCTGCGAGGCCAGACCGAACTGCTCGACGCGGCTGGCGGCGTGGAAGGATCCGCACACGTAGAGGCAGTGCGCGGGATCGGCGCCGGTCGCGCGCAGGTGCTCGCGCATGCGCGTCCACATGTAGCGCTCGCGGTCCTCGTCGCGATCGATGTCGGTGGTGCGCAACCGGCGGAACAGGCTGCCGATGAGCACCATGACCTGCCGGTAGGTGTCGTAGTCGGCGTTCGACAGCGGCTGCTCGACGTACTGGTCCCACCACTCCGACCAATGCCGCACCTTGCCGTGGTGCAGCAGATGCTCCTCCAGCTCGGCGAAATGCGGTCGCAGGTCGCCGATCTCGATGCCGACGGCGTCGCCGTGCAGCTCGGCTTCCGCGACCGGCGGCTCGGTCGACTCGGGTTCCTCGGGCGCGGGTCGCTGTTCTTCCTTGCCCCTCCCCTCCGGATGGGAGGACCACTGGAAGACATGGTCGGTGGAGCGATCGACCAGCACCAGCTCCACCCCGGGAGTGGTCAGCGCATACGAGATGGCCTGGTATTCGGCCGAGGCCTCGGTGATCGGCGCGACCACCGACAGCGGCGCCCAGTTCGGAGGGAAGCCGTCGACCTCGCCCGCCCACGCCTGCACCGCCACCGGCAGGGTGCAGTTGCGGAGTTCTTCGAGCATCGGGCGCATGTCCTCGCACAGCTCCAGGTAGATCACCTTCGGCTGTTTCTCCCGCAGACGGCGCACCATGGCCAGCCCGGAGGCGGGGGAGTGGTGGCAGACCGGGAGGATCTCCAGTTCCTCCCGCAGCGCCCGGTCGACGTCGTCGACCATGCCGGTCAGGATCTCCGCGAGCGCGCCCGGCCCCGCGAACCGCTCGGCCGCGGCGGCGAGTTGTTCACGCAGCGCGTCGAATCCCTCCGCTGTCGCAGCGGTGTTCGACGATGCGGCGGGAGCGACGTCGGGCGTCGCGACGCCCCGGCTCACGAGAGCCTCGCGATGGCGTCGCGGCCGCCCTCCAGGAAGGGCTCCCAGTCGCCGCCGAGGTCCTTGCTGCGCGGCTCGACCACGCCGTGCCAGAACTTGTTGAGAATGGCCAGATCCTCCGGTGCGCGCCGGGCCAGCGAACCCACCAGCGAGCCCGCCAGGATCTCCGGGCGCAGAGTGGCGTCGCCGAAGAACTGGCTGTGCAGGATGGCGTCCTCGAGGACGCCGATCTGCTCGGCGGTCGACAGCGCCGACTCCAGCTTCTCGTCGTCGCTGCCCGCGGCCGCGGCAGCGGCGCGCAGGTCGGCGAAGCTGTCGAGCAGGATGTCGAGCAGCGTGGGCGGCAGTTCCAGCTCGATCTGGTGGCGACGCAACAGTTCCGCGGTGCGGAAGCGCACGATCTCGGCTTCGCTGCGCTTGTTGGTGACCACCGGGATGCGCACGAAGTTGAAGCGGCGTTTCAAGGCCGAGGACAGGTCGTTCACGCCACGATCGCGGCTGTTGGCGGTGGCGATGATGGAGAAGCCGGGCTTGGCGAACACCACGTTGTCGTCGTCGAGTTCGGGGATCGAGACATACTTTTCGGACAGGATCGAGATCAGCGCGTCCTGCACGTCGCTGGTCGAGCGGGTCAGCTCCTCGAAGCGGCCGATCACGCCCTGCTCCATCGCGGTCATGATGGGCGAGGGGATCATCGACTCCCTGGACTGGCCTTTGGCGATGACCATCGAGATGTTCCACGAGTACTTGATGTGGTCCTCGGTGGTGCCCGCCGTGCCCTGGACCACCAGGGTGGAGTTGCGGCTGATGGCGGCGGAGAGCAGTTCGGCCAGCCAGCTCTTGCCGGTGCCCGGATCGCCGATCAGCAGCAGGCCGCGGTCGGAGGCCAGGGTGACGATGCTGCGTTCGACGAAAGTCCGGTCCCCGAACCACTTCTGGTCGATCTGCCGGTCGAGTCCGTCGGCGCGCTCGGAACCGAGGATGAACAGGCGCACCATCTTGGGGCTCAGCCGCCAGGCGAACGGCTTGGGGCCGTCGTCGACGGACTCCAGCCAGTCCAGCTCCTCGGCGTACTTGATCTCGGCGGGGGCGCGCAGGGCGGTGTCGGTCATGGTGCAGAGGTCTCCTGTGTGAGAAGTCAGTGGAGGAAGTTCTTGAGTTCGTCGACGAGTTTCTGGATACGGCCGGAGATCACCGGGGTGCCCATGGCCTTGAACCGTTCGCGGAACCAGGGATCCACGCTCTGGTGCCCGGAGCTGTTGACCGAACCGACGGGGATGAACTTCACCCCGCTGCGGTGCACCGCCTGGATGCCTTCGAACAACGGCTGGGAACGATCGAACTCGTAGAAGTCCGATATCCACACCATCACGGTGTTGGCGGGATCGGTGATCTTGGGCTGGGCCATCGCCATCGCGACCGGCCCGTCGTTGCCGCCGCCGAGATCGGTGCGCAGCAGCACCTCGAAGGGGTCGTGGATCCACGGCGTCAGATCCAGCGCGCGGGTGTCGAAGGCGATCAGGTGCACGTCGACCTTCGGCAGACCGGCGAAGATCGAGGCGAGGATGGTGCAGTTGACCATCGAATCCACCATGGACCCGGACTGGTCGACCACCACGATCATCCGCGCGGGCACGGTGCGCTCGGCGGTCTGGCGATAGAACAACCGGTCGACGTAGAGGCGCTCGTCCTCGGGGTTCCAGTTGGTCAGGTTCTTCCAGATCGTGCGGTTCACGTCGAGATTGCGCAGAATACGCTTGGGCGGTACCGACCGGTCGATCGTGCCGGTCGAACTCTGCTGCACCTGGGTGCGCAGCACCTCGGCCACCTCGTCGACGTAGCGGCGGATCAGCCGCTTGGCGTTGGCGAGCGCGACGCCGGACAGGTTGGACTTGTCGCGCAGCAACTGTTCGATCAACGACATGCTCGGGGTGAGCCGCGCCGACAGCACCGGGTCGGCCAGCACTTCGCGCAGGTGCATCCGGGCGACCAGATCGCCTTCGACCTTGCCGAGCGCGGCCTGGATCTCGGCGGTGCCGCCGCCGTTGCCGCAGCCGCCGAGCAGAGCGCGCAGGTGGCCGGCGTCGCACTGCCAGTTCGCCAGCTGGGTCGCGCTGACGGTGCCCGAGCCGGTGGCGAAGACGTTGAGCAGCAGTTTCGACATCAACGCCGCGTTGCGGACCGCGACATCGCCGAGTCCGGCAGGATCGCGCCCGTCTGATTCGAATGCGACATCGCCGGTATCGGATTCCGCTGCCGCGGAATCGGGTTCGGGGTGCGTCGAGCCGGAACCCGAGGCGGGCTCTCCCGGCCCGGGGCTGCTCCCAGCCGTGCGCGGAGCCAATGCGGCGCCGTGGACTCCCGGATTCGCGGCGGAGGTCTCGAGACCTGCCCGGAGCCTGTCGAATTCGCCCTTCAGCTCCGGAAACCGCTGGATGACGGTGTCGACCGCGACGCCGGGGTCCAGCAGCGCGGCGGGCAGGCCGAGATCGTCGACGATCGAGACGCTCGCGGCGTCAAGGGCGGGTTGGGGATCGGTATCGAAGATTCCCGCGAGCAGACGCCAGTACAGGATCTGCCGCTGTGTTTGCCGGACATCGGGAGCTGCGAGACCGGTCGCTGCCACGCCGGGGGCGGATGCGCCGGTGGTGAGTATGCCGGACTTCTCGTGCGCACTGGTCATTTTCGAAGCAACCGTCCCGCGCGTTCGCGCAGCACCTCGACCGCGTCCCCCGACTTGGCCAGGGCCTTGGCGACCTTCGGATCGGTCGGTCCCTGCGCCCAGTCGCCGGTGTGCGCGGAGGTGGTCGCCTTCTTGAACAGGTACTCGACCGCCAGCGGGCGCAGGCGCCACCGGCCGGCCTCCCAGCGCACCAGGCCGAGACAGGCGGTGGACGTGGCGACCAGGTCCGCGGTGAGCGGGCCACAGCGGGGCAGCCGGTCCAGTTCGACCGGCAGACGGTGGTCGTCGATCACCATCGCGCCGTCGTCGAAGCGGTAGTTCTCGACCAGGACCGGCTCTCCGAGGTGCACCGGATGCCGGTCCAGCGGGGCGACGGCGGCGGCGAGAGCTTTGGGGAGCTGGATGCGGGCGGTGGTGAACGGGTCGGTCGCATCGCCGAGTTCGGCGTTCGCGTCCACCCACAGCAGATCGCCGTCCACGGTGAGCGACATGTCCGTCACGGTGATCGCGCGCCGTTCGGCCAGTGCTCGCAGCAGGCGGGGATGATCGCCGAGCACCTGCCAGACGGCCGGACCCACGATGGTGTCGACCTTGGCCGCGCCGATGCTGATCCGCACCGACCGAGCCGCCCCGGTGCCCGTCTCCAGGACCGCGTGGACCTGGGCTTGCACCGCCGTGCCGTGCTCGTGCACGTCGACGCCGATCACCAGTAATCGTCCCGAGACCGTCTCCGGTTCGATGTCGGACTGCCCGCGCCAGGTCAGCAGGAGAGCCTGCGACCAGAGGTCGGCCCACCGGCGGGCGGGGATCTGATCCAGCGTGGCGATCGGCGCGGCGGCGCGCAGTTCGGCGGCGAAACCGTCGAGCAGCACGGCGAGGCGGCGCAGCTCGGGCGCGGCCCACAGCGCTTCGATGGTCCGGTCCGCGGCGGAAACGAGGTCGTGGTCGACTCCGCGCCAGCCGTTGATCGCCAGTTCCTGCAGCCAGGCGCGGCAGCCGGCGACCACACCACCCGGGGCGGTCGGAACCGGCGTCTGCTCGTGTGCGGCGCGCTCGCGTCCGACGGCTTTGTCGAACCGCTCGAGTAGCGCGTCGTGCACCGCTCCCAGCAGGGCGGCGCGGGCGGCGGCGAGCGCGGCCAGCTTCTCCGGCTCGACCGATCCGGCGGCGAGCGCGGCAGCGGCGTCGGCGACCGCGCTCGACAGCGGCGAGCCGCTCACGGCGGCGGCCAGACCCGCGAGCGCGTCGGCGGCCTCGTCGCCGATCCGGCCGAAGCCGCCGACCAGCGCGGCATCGAACCCGGCGACCACCTCCAGCGCGTCGGTGACACCGGCATCCTGGACGGAGGTCAGCTCCGCGAGATGTACTCCCAGCATCAGGCCGTCGCTCCCGTCGCGGGGAACCAGTGCAGTTCGGGAACCGGTGCCGCGGAGCCGGGCTGTTCCAGGTAGCTCAGATGCCGCAGGAACCGGCTGAACACGACGGCGGCTGGGGTCGAGGCACCGGAAGTGTTCAGGTGGGCCAGGATCCGGCCGTCCTCCGGCACGTCGATGCCGAGGAACCGGGCGACGCGCTCGATGCCGTACTGCAGAATCGCTTCGGCCACCAGCGCCTGGATGTGTTTGCACGCGTAGCCGCCGGAGTGCCCACCGCACGGGCGGTTGTTGTTGGTACTGCAGCTGAGTCCGTGCTCACGCGCCGAGATCGACGACACGTAGACCCGCGCGATATCCGATCCGCTGGATACCACCCCCTGCAATCGCCCGTCGGCCATCTCGACGAACGGCACCTTGGCGAGTTTGCGGGGAGCCACCACCGGCAGCATCTGCACCACCGAGGACCGCTCCCACTCGCGCTCATCCGACTCCATCGGATTCCCTCCCGTCTTCATCACGAAGATCAACCTACGCGAACCCACCGACAAGTTTCGTTTCGACCGAGATCGAGGGAAGGTCATTGCCCGACAGCATGTTTCGTATCCGGCTCCTATTCGGGTCGCGCATGACCGAGCCGCGGCACGGCTGCCGTGACGACGTCGGAGACGCCGTCGAGATCCATGCGCGGCACGATCCGGGCGGGCTGCGAAGCGTCGGCCGTGAGGTGATGGCCGAGGGTTAGCCGATCGTCCGCTGCCGCACGTGTGCGAGCGGCGTCGCCCATGGACGTGCGCTCCGCCGCACGCCATGCGTCGATCTCGGCGCTTCTGTGCCGGACGCCGTCCGGCTCCGGGCCACGCCCACGGCTGACGACCGGGAGTGGGGCTCCCACGGGTGCCGTGCCTTCTCCGCCTTCGCATCGGCGGTGGCGCGGGAGAACCAGCGGCCGCAGGTCCCCGTGCGGCGGCGTGGAACCGGTGTGCGCGCCGATGCGCCGCGACTCAGCGGCGCTGGGACGCGACCGTCGTGGGGTAGTCGCGAAGGTCGATGTCGTTGCTCGCCCGGTCGGCGTACTTCTGCATCGCGGTGAACATCCAGGATCCGAGGAACCAGTTGCGCAGCCGGATGCCGCGTGCGGTTCCGGGGGCGAGGAAACGGCCCGCGTTGGTGTTGCCCGCGATCGAGGCGTATCTCTTCATGATCCGCCGGTAGCGCTCGAAGGCGGCGGCGTGCTCGCCCGCGGCGGCGGCGAGTTCGCCTGCGAGGACGTAGGCGCCGACCACAGCCAGCCCTGTTCCGAAGCCGCCCAGGGTGTTTCCGTAGGCCGAATCGCCGACCAGCGCGACCCGGCCTCGGGTGTATTCGCCCCCGAGGGTCACCTGGCTGAGCGAGTCGAGGTAGAAGTCGTCGAAGTCGGCCATCTCGGCGAGCATGCGCGGCACTTCCCATCCCACGTCCGCGTAGATCTCCGCGAGCAGGCGTCGCTGGGCGTCGGCGTCGTCACGGGGGATGGCCGGTTCGGGCGCGGCGAACATGTAGAGCTGCTGCGCCTTCGGCCCGCCGTGGATCGCGAGCCTGCCCGGGGTGTTGTGGCCGTAGGAGACCCGCCGCTCCTGTGACTCCCCGACGCCCCACGGGCTCGCGCCCGCGACGCAGTAGTAATAGCCGAGGTGCTTCACGTAGTCGGGTTCCGGTCCGAAGGCCAGAGCACGGACCCGCGAGTGGATGCCGTCGGCGCCGACGACCAGGTCGAAGGTGCGTGCCGGGCCGCGTTCGAATTCGACACGCACGCCCGTGGCCGTGTCGGTGAGCGCGGCGATCGAATCGCCGAAGAGGTATTCGCACCGGTCGGCGGTGCGCCGGTACAGGATCGCGGCCAGGTCGCCACGCAGGATCTCGAGGTCGCCACCGGTGAAGTCGCCGGACATGAAGCCGACCTGTGCGCCGTCGGCGTCGACGAACACGGTGTCGGTGGTGCCGGTGCGATGCGCCCGGATCTCGTCGAGGACTCCCATCCGATCCAGAACCGTGAGGTGGGTGCGGCCTGTGAAATCGACGGCCTGGCCGCCCGGGCGCAGAGCCGCGGCGCGTTCGACGACGGTGACCCGGAAACCGTAGCGGTCCAGCCAGTAGGCGAGAGACGGCCCGGCGATGCTCGCGCCGGAGATGAGAACGGTGGTGTCGCGCATGGGAACTCCTGACGAAGGTCGCTTCTGTGTCCGATGTAAACTGTTTCTGTCGGACGCAGAGCAGCGTATGGTAGACACAGTTTTTCGTCAATCGATTCTTCGAGGGGCTGCGAGATGGCTGCGCCGACCACTGTCGAGCTGTTGTGGGGAACCCGGCATCGGCCCACACGGGGGCCCAAACCGGCGCTGTCGCTGGAGGTGATCGTCGCCGAGGCCATCGCGCTGGCCGACAGCGAAGGTCTCGCCAATCTGTCCATGCAACGGCTGGCCGAACGGCTCGGCTTCACCAAGATGTCGCTGTACCGGTATGTGCCGGGCAAGGAACAGTTGACCGCGCTCATGCTGGACACCGCCCTCGGCGAGCCGCCGGCCGCCACCGAACCGGCTCCGGCCGACGGCACCTGGCGCGTGGGTCTACGCCATTGGGCCCGAACGATCTTCGAGCGCTATCGTGCGCACCCCTGGACGATCGAACTGACGACCGGTGCGCGGGCGATCGGGCCGAACGAGCTGGCCTGGATGGAGGCCGCGCTCACCGCTCTTCGCGACACAGGTCTCACCGGGCCCGAACGGCTGGACACCATCGTGCTGCTCAACGGGCACGTTCGCAGTCTGGTTCAGCAGACGCGACCGGAGACCGAGACGCGGGATTCGGGTGATCGGGCCGAGCAGATCATGGCGCAGTTCTTCGCCGCGGTGGGCGCGTCGGGTGGTCGATATCCCGAAGTCCTCGCCGCCTTCGCCGAGGAGGCGGCAGCAGCGGCCGATCCGAGCGCGTCCGGCGACGCGCTGGCCTTCGGGATCGAACGAATTCTCGACGGTCTGGGGGTTCTCATCGCCGCGCGCGCCTGATTCGCCGCGCCGGCGCGCCGGTCTGTTGCTGTGTGCGTGCGTAGCTATTCCACCGTGCCGTTCGATACGGCGGCGACATCGAAGACGGGTCCGAGCCTGGTGGGATGCACGGACCCATCATTCCTGGCTGCCCGCGGTGGCGTTCGATGGCATGCCGTCGAGTGAGGCTGTGCCCGTCGCGATCCGGGTGGCAGTCTCGATGTCGAGGTGGAATTCGCGGTCGGCGGCCTGCGCGGGTCCGTCGTGATGGCTGATGCCGGTGGTGGTGATGACGTAGTGCATCGCGGTGTCGCCGATCCACACGGTGGCCGATCCCTCGGGTACGAGTTCGGCGACCGCGCGGCCGAGGGGCAGGGCGAACCAGTGCGCGCGGACGGCGTCGGTGGCCCGTCGCTCGCCCAGCAGTGGTGCGCCCCAGTGCGCCAACGACTCCAGTACCGCACGCAGCGCCGTGCCGCGAGGAGTGAGTTCGTAGACGGCAGCCGCCGAGCGGGAACCGACTCGGCGGTGGGTGAGGATGCCGTCGCGTTCGAGATCTTTCAGCCGGCTCGCCAGCATGTCGGTGCTGATGCCGGGGAGGTCGGCGAACAGATCGCTGTAGCGCCGCGGACCGGCACACAATTCGCGCACGACCAGTAGGTTCCATCGGTCTCCGACGACTTCCAGGGCCCGGCTCACTGCGCAGTAGTGGTCATAGCTTCGGCGTGGCACAGCCACACTGTAGCCGTACACTTTGAAAATCCAAGCAGAAACTTGGAAAAACCAAGTAGGGTAGCGCCGGGCACACCGTCAGAAGGGGAAGTTCATGCAGGTCAACCAGTCCAGCAAACTCGCCGGGGTCTCCTACGAGATCCGTGGTCCGGTCGCCGAGCAAGCGGCATTGCTGGAAGCCGAGGGGCATCACGTGGTGAAGCTCAACACCGGAAATCCGCTGCCGTTCGGTTTCGAGGCCCCCGCGGAGGTACTGCAGGACATCGTCCGGACACTGCCGTCGTCGACCGGATACTCGATGTCGAAGGGGCTGTTGCCTGCCCGGCGAGCGGTCGTGCAGTACTACCAGACCCTGGGCGTGCATGATGTCGACATCGAGGACGTCTTCCTCGGCAACGGGGTCTCCGAACTGATCATGATGGCGCTGACGGCGCTGTTGGAGAACGGAGACGAAGTCCTCGTCCCCGCACCCGATTTCCCGTTGTGGACCGCCGCGACCGCGCTCAACGGCGGCCGGCCGGTGCACTACGTCTGCGACGAGGCCGCCGACTGGTACCCGGACCCGGCCGACATCGCCGCCAAGATCACCGACCGCACCCGCGCGATCGTGCTCATCAACCCGAACAACCCCACCGGCGCCGTCTACCCCACCGAGGTGCTGCATCAGATCCTCGATATCGCCCGACGCCACAACCTCGTCGTCTTCGCCGACGAAATCTACGACAAGATCTACTACGACGGTCTGTCCCACACGGCGATCGCCGCGCTCGCACCCGACCTGCTGTGCCTCACCTTCTCCGGTTTGTCCAAGGCCTACCGTTGCGCCGGACTCCGCTCCGGGTGGCTGGTGGTGTCAGGACCGACCCGTCACGCGGACAACTACCTCGAGGGCCTGACCATGCTCGCGGGCCTGCGCCTGTGCGCCAATGTTCCCGGCCAGCAGGCGGTTCAAGCCGCGCTCGGCGGATATCAGAGCATCTACGATCTCACCCTCCCCGGCGGTCGACTGCACGAGCAACGCGACCGCGCCTGGGAAGCGCTCAATGCGATCCCCGGCATCAGCTGCGTGAAACCCAAGGGCGCGCTCTACGCCTTCCCCCGGATCGACCTGAGCATGTACCCGATTCACGACGACGAACAGTTCGTCCTCGACCTGCTGCTCCAGGAGAAACTGCACATCGTCCAAGGCACCGGCTTCAATTGGCCGCGCCCGGATCACTTCCGCATCACCACCCTGCCGCACGCGGACGATCTCGAGGCCATCATCGAACGCATCGGCCGATTCCTCGCCACATACCGCCAATAGGCCGACGTTCGGGGTCGGTGGACGGCGCCGCCCGGCAACGAGCCGCGGCCGAACGGTGCCGACGCGACACCCGTCCGTCGGGAACCGAGCGCTGTCCACTGCCACGGAGGGCACCGTGCGGGCGGCGAAAAGCGGTTGGCGGATCGCGGTGACAGTGCCAAGCTGGAAGGTCGCTGCTGCTGCATCGAAGAGTGTCCGGCGGGTCACCGGATATCGGCAGCGCCCATGAAACCGGATTCGGCACAGGGGAGTTCGCGCCGGTGACCGACGGAGTACGAGGGGGATCTCGTGGCTGTGACCGTGGACGCGCCGTCAGGCGAAACGGTGTCCGTCGCGCCCGCACAGGGTGCGCGGACCACCCGCCGCAAGCTGACGTCACTGCTGCGCTTTCTTCCCTACCTGCGTCCACACCGGACGCACGTGATCGTGGCGACCGCGCTGGCGGTGGTGTCGATGCTCACCGTGGTGCTGACGCCGCTGGTGATCGCCCGTCTGGTGGACGGCCCGATCGCGCGCGGCGATCTGCGCGGCGTCTTCGCCCCGGCGGCGGCGGTGCTGGCGCTCGGGGTGCTCGAGGCCGTGGTCGTGTGGTTCAGGCGACGGCTGCTCGCGTTGCCCGCGGTGTATCTCGAGACGACCATGCGCGCGAAGCTTTTTCGTGTGTTGCAGGCACTGTCGATCGGGCGTCACGACGGCTGGGAGTCGGGACAGCTGCTCTCCCGCGCCATCGACGACCTGGCGACGCTGCGCCGTTTCGTCGGCTTCGCGGGACCGGCGCTGATCGCCAACTCGGTGGTGATCCCGGTCGGAATGATCGTGTTGATGGCGATGAGCTGGCAGATCGGGCTGCTCGTCGCCGTGGAGGCGGTGCCGTTGATCCTCGTTTGCGCCTGGTTCGAGCGCAGGTACTCCGCGGCGTCGCGGCGCTCGCAGGACCAGACCGGTGACCTCGCCACCACCGCCGAGGAATCCGCGCAGGGCATCCGGGTACTCAAAGCGTTCGGGCGCGGGGTGTTCTTCGGCCGTCACTTCACCGCGCAGGCACGGGCGCTGCGACGCACCGAACTGCACAAGGCGAGGCTGGACGCGACTCTGTGGTCGGGAATGTCGACGGTGACCGAACTCGCCGTGGTCTTCGCCATGGGCTTCGGCGCTTACGCGGTGGTTCAGGGGTGGCTCTCGCTGGGCGTGGTGATCGGCTCCATCACGCTGGTGACGTTCCTGCAGTGGCCGTTCCTGTGGACCGGGTTCCTGCTCTCGGCGTTGCAGGACGCCGCGACAGCCGCCGACCGCTATTGGGAGATCATCGACATCCCGCCCGACATCACCGATCCGGACGAGCCGGTACCGCTACCGGGCCTGCTTCGCGGTGAAGTACGGCTCGAGGACGTGCGTTTCGCGTTCCCCGGCTCGGACACCGAACTGCTGCGCGGTGTGTCGCTGGTGGTGCGGCCGGGGGAGACGGTCGCCTTGACCGGCGCCACCGGAAGCGGCAAGACCGCGCTGCTCAACCTGATCCCGCGGCTGTACGACGTCACCGGCGGCGTGGTGCGCATCGACGGGATCGACATTCGTGAGCTGCGGTTGCGTGAGCTGCGCTCGGTGGTGACGGCGGCTTTCGAGGATCCGGTGTTGTTCTCGGCGAGTGTGCGGGAGAACGTCGCGCTCGGTGATGCCGGGGCAGATGAGGGCCGGGTGTTCGCGGCGCTGGACGTCGCACAAGCGATGGACTTCGTGTCCGCGCTGCCGTGGGGATTGGACACCAGGATCGGCGAACAAGGGTTGAGTCTGTCCGGCGGGCAGCGTCAGCGTCTGGCCTTGGCGCGGGCGGTGCTCGCGCGCGCGGATCAGGATCGGCGCGGCCGCGTGGTGGTGCTCGACGACCCCCTCTCAGCGCTCGACGTGCAGACCGAGGAGCGCGTGCAGCACCGCCTGCGCGAGGCACTCGCGGGCGCGACGACGCTGCTCGTCGCGCACCGGCCGTCCACCGCCGCTTCGGCCGACCGCGTCGTCCTGCTGGCCGACGGACGCGTCGCCGCAGAGGGCACGCACGAAGAACTGTTGCGCACCGACAGCCGATACCGGGAACTCATGGGGGGTAGGCGATGAGCGACGACACCGGCGCGGTCACGGCCACCACCACCGGCACGGACG from Nocardia higoensis includes the following:
- a CDS encoding DUF5682 family protein — encoded protein: MSRGVATPDVAPAASSNTAATAEGFDALREQLAAAAERFAGPGALAEILTGMVDDVDRALREELEILPVCHHSPASGLAMVRRLREKQPKVIYLELCEDMRPMLEELRNCTLPVAVQAWAGEVDGFPPNWAPLSVVAPITEASAEYQAISYALTTPGVELVLVDRSTDHVFQWSSHPEGRGKEEQRPAPEEPESTEPPVAEAELHGDAVGIEIGDLRPHFAELEEHLLHHGKVRHWSEWWDQYVEQPLSNADYDTYRQVMVLIGSLFRRLRTTDIDRDEDRERYMWTRMREHLRATGADPAHCLYVCGSFHAASRVEQFGLASQAPFEISPRTGTSWQYGLIPSSHSAIEAQFGLAAGSVSIAAATWSKGLKRSRLQPFALVTKSATVKSGAKSATAAKRAAPATIVEPTVADQLSGFLSTPPTLDPVDEAELLGWSVDIVRLARRNSYLASTADAIAIYETSILLAGMRNRARPTPYDFQDAAITCIEKDRVPGRRDVRRLCEILLGGDRVGRVGYAALPPLAQNVYDRLVALGIDPSNTRVQRTLLDLDADPDLRPGSDLLWILRRLLPGHALRPIMGSRGLGERSIQESWDVAIGKYQRDLVELGYEGVTIEQVLEQRLRSEVNGAEATAARALAAVEDALVYLNSARLADELGARAVHLLTAERTVDGAPEVLRRIRALIDYYRSTDAGLPAWCGRFVTAGYAHYCTLLPTAFTDDATGVRPVAAMLGFLFGMENLALSLGCDHSQLELAVKQSHPETPAKVALLWATRMQLGMLTLADLRTRCDDMLANPLVVPAFPQYLSGFIQAMDPVPSIKSFVVELLSKAFGRLPDAVLLPWLPSLIITLRGQAGELIPALTREAGRTFPGDRTGIASFVPPWSRPPKQGTGSSPATAACGPAADLLRAHPATCDAYATLLGHEGEWQQLETAPHAAATALIEAHPQTARALAALLPVTR
- a CDS encoding ATP-binding protein, producing the protein MTDTALRAPAEIKYAEELDWLESVDDGPKPFAWRLSPKMVRLFILGSERADGLDRQIDQKWFGDRTFVERSIVTLASDRGLLLIGDPGTGKSWLAELLSAAISRNSTLVVQGTAGTTEDHIKYSWNISMVIAKGQSRESMIPSPIMTAMEQGVIGRFEELTRSTSDVQDALISILSEKYVSIPELDDDNVVFAKPGFSIIATANSRDRGVNDLSSALKRRFNFVRIPVVTNKRSEAEIVRFRTAELLRRHQIELELPPTLLDILLDSFADLRAAAAAAGSDDEKLESALSTAEQIGVLEDAILHSQFFGDATLRPEILAGSLVGSLARRAPEDLAILNKFWHGVVEPRSKDLGGDWEPFLEGGRDAIARLS
- a CDS encoding vWA domain-containing protein, producing the protein MTSAHEKSGILTTGASAPGVAATGLAAPDVRQTQRQILYWRLLAGIFDTDPQPALDAASVSIVDDLGLPAALLDPGVAVDTVIQRFPELKGEFDRLRAGLETSAANPGVHGAALAPRTAGSSPGPGEPASGSGSTHPEPDSAAAESDTGDVAFESDGRDPAGLGDVAVRNAALMSKLLLNVFATGSGTVSATQLANWQCDAGHLRALLGGCGNGGGTAEIQAALGKVEGDLVARMHLREVLADPVLSARLTPSMSLIEQLLRDKSNLSGVALANAKRLIRRYVDEVAEVLRTQVQQSSTGTIDRSVPPKRILRNLDVNRTIWKNLTNWNPEDERLYVDRLFYRQTAERTVPARMIVVVDQSGSMVDSMVNCTILASIFAGLPKVDVHLIAFDTRALDLTPWIHDPFEVLLRTDLGGGNDGPVAMAMAQPKITDPANTVMVWISDFYEFDRSQPLFEGIQAVHRSGVKFIPVGSVNSSGHQSVDPWFRERFKAMGTPVISGRIQKLVDELKNFLH
- a CDS encoding FAD-dependent monooxygenase, producing MRDTTVLISGASIAGPSLAYWLDRYGFRVTVVERAAALRPGGQAVDFTGRTHLTVLDRMGVLDEIRAHRTGTTDTVFVDADGAQVGFMSGDFTGGDLEILRGDLAAILYRRTADRCEYLFGDSIAALTDTATGVRVEFERGPARTFDLVVGADGIHSRVRALAFGPEPDYVKHLGYYYCVAGASPWGVGESQERRVSYGHNTPGRLAIHGGPKAQQLYMFAAPEPAIPRDDADAQRRLLAEIYADVGWEVPRMLAEMADFDDFYLDSLSQVTLGGEYTRGRVALVGDSAYGNTLGGFGTGLAVVGAYVLAGELAAAAGEHAAAFERYRRIMKRYASIAGNTNAGRFLAPGTARGIRLRNWFLGSWMFTAMQKYADRASNDIDLRDYPTTVASQRR